CCTTATGGTCTTCGTATCGCTGCAACGGCAAGGATGATATCAGACTCGTAGATTTTCAAAACTCTTGCGACTGGTGAAAACCAGCGGAGCCATGGGGACAAAATGGATGCCTGAAATCGTACCGTTTGAGATTGCAAAACGGAGTGTTGAACGCGTCAGCTGCGTGCTGGATCGAAGATgagcggaagaggatgttTCGTATTTTGGGCGAATGCTCGGGTGTGGTGCTCTACCCGTCGGGCCATGCTTCGTGGTCAGGCTGAGCAGAAGCAAAGATTACGGGACTGTGTATACTTAATAATTATACATTCGGTTTGCATGTAAACTGACCATGCTGATCTCGAACGGTATCACTGCATGCATGTGTGGTGGCTGTTTTTCGCTCGGTCGGTGGTGGCAACGTAAATAAAAATAGCTTCTGACGTGGCAGGTGGAGGTCGTCGCGCTGTTCTCGCCAACCGGCATCATTTAAATCTCAACCCGTATTTATAAGCATTCCATCGCATTCTATACGACTTCACCAGCATCTCTTACATCGTCAACACCACCAGGTCGATAACCACACTGCAGCAAGTTCTCGGACTCtccgcttcttcaacctAGTAGCGTCAGACACCGCCCACAGCAGACTTTCTATAGCAATAATTGTCGGTTTATTTACGACGCGATGCTGAGCAACGCGTGGACATTTACGCCCCAGGATGCTCTGGGGTATTTTGGTACCAACCCAGATACTGGTCTCACTGAAGAACAGGTCAAACGGAATCGAGAGGCTTATGGCGAAAATTGTGAGTCTGGTTGGCTCATTAGTAGTCTCCGCGATATGGCGAGTAACTGACGCCTGATTATTAGCCTTGCCGGAATCGGCGCCCAACAGTCTTTTCAAATTGATTCTTGCCCAGTTCCAAGATCAACTTGTGCTTATCCTTCTTGGATCTGCTGTGGTCTCATTCATCCTGGCCATCTTTGAAGATTCTGCTGAACCTGGAGGCTCATGGATGACTGCGTTTGTCGAGCCCTTGGTTATTCTTCTTATTTTAGTTGCCAACGCTGCTGTTGGTGTTATCCAAGAAACAAATGCTGAGAAGGCTATTGACGTAAGGAATTTTCCCTTTTATAACGATCCTCGCTAAAAATGCATTTCATTAGGCTTTGAAAGAATACTCTCCCGATGAAGCCCTGGTTCTCCGTAACGGCCGCCTTTCTCGAgtctctgcctcttccctcGTCCCTGGCGACATTATCTCCGTCCACGTTGGTGACCGAATTCCAGCTGATTGTCgaattctttctttttcatcttcctccttccgaGTCGACCAGGCCATGCTCACTGGTGAATCGATGTCTGTTGGCAAGACGGACGCTGCGATCAAGGACGACTCGGCTGTTAAGCAAGACATGACCAATATGCTTTTCTCAGGTACTATTGTTGTCAATGGTGCCGCCAAGGCCCTCGTTGTTCTTACTGGTAGCAGAACAGCCATCGGTGCCATCCACTCTAGCATCTCCAAGggtgacgaggaagaagaaaagacaCCATTGAAGCGCAAGCTTGATGACTTTGGAGATCAGCTTGCCAAAGTTATTTCTGTCATTTGCATCCTCGTTTGGCTTGTAAACATCCGACATTTCAATGACCCTAGTCACCATGGTTGGCTCAAAGGTGCTATCTACTACTTGAAGATTGCTGTGGCTCTGGCCGTTGCCGCTATCCCTGAGGGTCTTGCTGCTGTCATTACAGCATGTTTAGCCTTAGGAACCAAGAAGATGGCCAAACGAGGTGCGATCGTGAGGAATTTACCCAGTGTGGAAACGTTAGGTTGCACCAATGTCATTTGCTCTGATAAGACCGGTATGTCCCTCTTCTGTGGTGCATCGTTTTTGGTTTTGACTCTCTACAGGTACCCTTACCACAAATCAAATGAGCGTCTCTCGTTTCGTCACCTGTGACGATGCTGGTTTTACCGAGTACCAAGTCGGTGGTACCACATTTGCTCCCATTGGTGCCGTCACCAGGTCTGATGGACAGCCCTTGGATAAATCGACTTTAATTACACCGATTATCAGGAAGCTCTCTGAAATCTGTGCCATCTGTAACGATGCTAAGGTTGCTTATCATCCTGTAAGGTTTTGTGcatttcattcttttttctgTATGTATTAACTCTTATTCTAGGAAAGTGAAACTTACAGCAACGTTGGTGAGCCTACGGAAGCCGCCTTGAAGGTCCTAGTCGAGAAGCTTGGCTCGGACAACGACCTATTTAACTCCGGTCTTGCCACGCTCGACCCCCTTGCTCGCGCTACTGCCGTGAACGACTATTACGACTCCAACGTTAAGCGTCTTCTTACCTTTGAATTCAGTCGGGACCGCAAATCCATGTCTGTGCTCTCTCAATCATCCAACGGtacttctcttcttgtcaaGGGTGCTCCTGAGTCGGTTCTCGAACGATGCTCCAAtgtgcttcttcccaaCGGTGTCAAGGCCTTTACCCCTGAGCTACGAAAGAAGCTCGAGGAGAAACAGCTAGAATACGGGCACAAGGGCCTTCGAACCCTTGCGCTTGCTTATGTCGATGAGTCGGATGGTGATGTTTCTCACTATAAGACCGATAGATCAGAGGATTATGTCAAGTTTGAGCGAGATATGACTTTTGTCGGCCTCATCGGCATGCTTGACCCTCCTAGGCCCGAAGTTCGTGACGCTATTGCCAAATGCAAGACTGCCGGTATTAGAACTATCGTCATCACTGGAGACAACAAGAACACTGCCGAAACTATCTGTAGAGAAATCGGAGTCTTTGGACATGATGAGGACCTCACAGGCAAGAGTTACACTGGAAGGGAGCTTGACGCCCTTAGTCATGAAGAGAAAATTGCTGCGGTTCAACGAGCCAGTCTTTTCTCCCGAACCGAGCCCACTCACAAATCTCAATTGgtcgaccttcttcaaggccTTGGTCTTGTCGTTGCCATGACTGGTGATGGTGTGAATGACGCTCCTgcgttgaagaaggcggatATCGGTATTGCTATGGGTACTGGCACAGACGTCGCTAAACTCGCCGCCGACATGGTCTTGGCCAACGACAATTTTGCTACTATTGAGAAGGCGGTCGAGGAAGGTCGTGCCATCTACAACAACACCAAACAGTTTATTCGATAtctcatttcctccaaCATTGGTGAAGTtgtttccatcttccttacTGTATTGCTTGGCATGCCTGAGGCCCTTATTCCGGTCCAGCTCCTTTGGGTTAACCTCATCACTGACGGTCTTCCTGCCACTGCTCTTGGATTCAACCCTCCTGACCACCAGATCATGAAGACGCCTCCTCGATCAGGCAAAGAGCCCTTGGTTGGCGGTTGGTTGTTCTTCAGGTATATGGTAATTGGTACCTACGTTGGCTGTGCGACTGTATTCGGATATGCGTGGTGGTTCATGTTCTACACCGGTGGTCCTCAAATCTCCT
The Cryptococcus neoformans var. neoformans JEC21 chromosome 8 sequence genome window above contains:
- a CDS encoding calcium-transporting ATPase, putative is translated as MLSNAWTFTPQDALGYFGTNPDTGLTEEQVKRNREAYGENSLPESAPNSLFKLILAQFQDQLVLILLGSAVVSFILAIFEDSAEPGGSWMTAFVEPLVILLILVANAAVGVIQETNAEKAIDALKEYSPDEALVLRNGRLSRVSASSLVPGDIISVHVGDRIPADCRILSFSSSSFRVDQAMLTGESMSVGKTDAAIKDDSAVKQDMTNMLFSGTIVVNGAAKALVVLTGSRTAIGAIHSSISKGDEEEEKTPLKRKLDDFGDQLAKVISVICILVWLVNIRHFNDPSHHGWLKGAIYYLKIAVALAVAAIPEGLAAVITACLALGTKKMAKRGAIVRNLPSVETLGCTNVICSDKTGTLTTNQMSVSRFVTCDDAGFTEYQVGGTTFAPIGAVTRSDGQPLDKSTLITPIIRKLSEICAICNDAKVAYHPESETYSNVGEPTEAALKVLVEKLGSDNDLFNSGLATLDPLARATAVNDYYDSNVKRLLTFEFSRDRKSMSVLSQSSNGTSLLVKGAPESVLERCSNVLLPNGVKAFTPELRKKLEEKQLEYGHKGLRTLALAYVDESDGDVSHYKTDRSEDYVKFERDMTFVGLIGMLDPPRPEVRDAIAKCKTAGIRTIVITGDNKNTAETICREIGVFGHDEDLTGKSYTGRELDALSHEEKIAAVQRASLFSRTEPTHKSQLVDLLQGLGLVVAMTGDGVNDAPALKKADIGIAMGTGTDVAKLAADMVLANDNFATIEKAVEEGRAIYNNTKQFIRYLISSNIGEVVSIFLTVLLGMPEALIPVQLLWVNLITDGLPATALGFNPPDHQIMKTPPRSGKEPLVGGWLFFRYMVIGTYVGCATVFGYAWWFMFYTGGPQISFYELTHFHQCSSVFSNLDCSMFTGLPAQRATTVSLSILVVIEMFNACNSLSENESLFVLPLWSNPYLVASIILSMALHFMILYVPFFREMFRITALNKEEWIAVIVISFPVIVIDEVLKFISMRMVKSEKSGKAQLKEKAE